A stretch of Bradyrhizobium diazoefficiens DNA encodes these proteins:
- a CDS encoding HAD family hydrolase, whose product MPIDLIIFDCDGVLVDSEVISCRAHADVLTKHGYPITSEQVLVRFLGVSEKDARRMVEQEIGRSLPDDLESQVNAATLKFYAGDLQPITHVAAAIGAIDLPKCVASSGTPDKILHGLTCAGLYDLLAPHIFSASQVARGKPAPDLFLFAAEQMKAAPERCVVIEDSVPGVTGARAAGMTVLGFHGGSHCPPGHAERLRAAGAGLTFDDMRQLPELVRQVAAESLKG is encoded by the coding sequence GTGCCCATCGACCTGATTATTTTCGACTGTGACGGCGTGCTCGTGGACAGCGAGGTCATCTCCTGTCGCGCGCATGCGGACGTGTTGACGAAGCACGGCTATCCGATCACATCGGAGCAGGTCCTGGTCCGCTTCCTCGGTGTATCCGAGAAAGACGCGCGGCGAATGGTCGAACAGGAAATCGGCCGCAGCCTCCCCGACGATCTTGAGAGCCAGGTGAATGCGGCCACGCTGAAATTTTACGCCGGTGACCTGCAACCGATCACCCACGTGGCCGCAGCAATCGGTGCAATCGATTTGCCAAAATGCGTTGCATCGAGCGGCACACCCGACAAGATCCTCCACGGGCTGACCTGCGCCGGGCTGTATGACTTGCTCGCTCCGCACATCTTTTCAGCGAGCCAGGTCGCACGCGGCAAGCCCGCGCCCGATCTGTTCCTGTTTGCCGCCGAGCAGATGAAGGCCGCGCCGGAACGATGCGTCGTGATCGAGGACAGCGTCCCCGGGGTCACCGGCGCACGTGCCGCCGGGATGACCGTGCTCGGCTTCCACGGCGGCAGCCACTGCCCGCCGGGTCACGCGGAAAGGCTACGCGCTGCCGGCGCCGGATTGACCTTCGACGATATGCGGCAATTGCCCGAGCTGGTCCGGCAGGTCGCGGCGGAGTCCCTGAAAGGCTGA
- the miaB gene encoding tRNA (N6-isopentenyl adenosine(37)-C2)-methylthiotransferase MiaB translates to MKPPRKLHIKSYGCQMNVYDAQRMVDTLAPEGFVETASAEDADLVILNTCHIREKASEKVYSELGRLRVAKDEAVRGGRAMQIAVAGCVAQAEGEEIVRRASAVDVVVGPQSYHHLPELLKRAGKEGRAIETEFPAADKFGYLAQPKPEAIRARGISAFVTVQEGCDKFCTFCVVPYTRGAEVSRPVAKIVDDVKRLADNGVRELTLIGQNVNAYHGDGPDGKSWGLGRLLEHLALIPGIARLRYSTSHPRDVDDTLIAAHRDLDALMPFVHLPVQSGSDRILAAMNRKHTADDYRRVIDRFRAARQDIAFSSDFIVGFPGESEQDFLATLALVTQIGYAAAYSFKYSARRGTPAADMQETVSPAEMDQRLERLQELIDSQQSAFNKAGIGTTIDVLFERPARKAGQIVGRTAFLQPAHVMASPDIIGQILPVRIDSLERYSFLGELATPHLAREPALSSIATGA, encoded by the coding sequence ATGAAGCCGCCGCGCAAGCTGCACATCAAATCATATGGCTGCCAGATGAACGTCTACGATGCCCAGCGCATGGTGGACACGCTGGCTCCGGAAGGATTCGTGGAGACGGCCAGCGCCGAGGATGCCGACCTCGTCATCCTCAACACCTGCCACATCCGCGAGAAGGCCTCCGAAAAGGTCTATTCCGAGCTCGGCCGCCTGCGCGTCGCCAAGGACGAGGCCGTACGCGGGGGCCGCGCCATGCAGATCGCGGTGGCAGGCTGCGTCGCGCAGGCCGAGGGCGAGGAGATCGTGCGCCGCGCGTCGGCGGTCGACGTCGTGGTCGGGCCGCAGAGCTATCATCATCTCCCCGAATTGTTGAAGCGCGCCGGCAAAGAAGGCCGCGCGATCGAGACCGAGTTTCCGGCCGCCGACAAGTTCGGCTATCTCGCCCAGCCGAAACCCGAAGCGATCCGCGCCCGCGGCATTTCCGCTTTCGTTACAGTGCAGGAAGGCTGCGACAAGTTCTGCACCTTCTGCGTCGTGCCCTATACGCGCGGCGCGGAGGTCTCGCGCCCCGTGGCAAAGATCGTCGACGACGTGAAGCGGCTCGCCGACAACGGCGTGCGCGAGCTCACCCTGATCGGGCAGAACGTCAACGCCTATCACGGCGACGGCCCTGACGGAAAAAGCTGGGGGCTCGGCAGGCTGCTCGAACATCTGGCGCTGATTCCCGGCATCGCGCGGCTGCGCTATTCGACCAGCCATCCCCGCGACGTCGATGACACCTTGATCGCCGCCCACCGCGATCTCGACGCCCTGATGCCGTTCGTGCACCTGCCGGTGCAGTCGGGCTCGGACCGAATCCTGGCCGCCATGAACCGGAAACATACCGCCGATGATTACCGGCGTGTCATCGACCGATTCCGGGCCGCGCGCCAAGACATTGCTTTTTCATCAGATTTTATCGTGGGCTTCCCGGGCGAGAGCGAGCAAGATTTTCTCGCCACACTCGCGCTTGTCACGCAAATCGGCTACGCTGCGGCGTATTCGTTCAAATACTCCGCCCGGCGGGGAACGCCGGCCGCGGATATGCAGGAGACGGTGTCCCCAGCCGAGATGGACCAGCGATTGGAGCGGCTCCAGGAACTGATCGACAGCCAGCAATCGGCCTTCAACAAGGCCGGGATTGGCACAACGATCGATGTTCTGTTCGAGCGCCCGGCGCGCAAGGCCGGCCAGATCGTCGGCCGCACCGCATTTCTCCAGCCCGCGCATGTGATGGCCTCGCCCGACATCATCGGACAAATCCTGCCGGTGCGGATCGACAGCCTCGAACGTTACAGTTTCCTCGGCGAGCTCGCCACGCCACATCTTGCGCGCGAGCCCGCTTTATCATCCATCGCCACTGGAGCCTGA
- a CDS encoding PhoH family protein, whose product MQVPPETQVVIDFDDNRAASALVGPYGQNLAQIERRLGVVVDSKGNHITIGGTRDGCDAARRVLETLYAHAVKGQDVDQGEVEGAIRAVIAQGSLFEFDAKSAKSVFDSINLRKRPVRARTAAQDSYIRALKRHELVFGIGPAGTGKTWLAVAHAAQLFERKEVDKIILSRPAVEAGERLGFLPGDLREKVDPYLRPIYDALYDLMDARIVERALQTGEIEIAPLAFMRGRTLTNAAIILDEAQNTTSMQMKMFLTRLGENSRMIVTGDPSQIDLPNGQTSGLAEATKLLSGVEGIAQVHFTAEDVIRHELVARIVSAYEGLPQRPAAGKKT is encoded by the coding sequence ATGCAAGTTCCACCCGAGACCCAGGTCGTCATCGACTTCGACGACAACCGCGCCGCATCCGCGCTGGTCGGACCTTACGGCCAGAACCTGGCGCAGATCGAGCGGCGGCTCGGCGTGGTCGTGGACTCCAAGGGCAACCACATCACCATCGGCGGCACCCGCGACGGCTGCGACGCGGCGCGCCGCGTGCTGGAAACGCTCTACGCGCACGCCGTGAAGGGGCAGGATGTCGACCAGGGCGAGGTCGAAGGCGCGATTCGCGCCGTCATCGCGCAAGGCTCCCTGTTCGAGTTCGACGCCAAGTCGGCGAAGTCCGTCTTCGACAGCATTAACTTGCGCAAGCGCCCGGTGCGCGCGCGCACGGCGGCGCAGGATTCGTACATCCGCGCGCTGAAGCGCCATGAGCTGGTGTTCGGCATCGGCCCCGCCGGCACCGGCAAGACCTGGCTCGCAGTCGCGCATGCCGCGCAATTGTTCGAGCGCAAGGAAGTCGACAAGATCATCCTGTCGCGTCCAGCGGTGGAGGCCGGCGAGCGGCTCGGCTTCCTGCCCGGCGACCTCCGCGAGAAGGTCGATCCTTATCTGCGCCCGATCTACGACGCGCTCTACGACCTGATGGATGCGCGCATCGTCGAGCGCGCACTCCAGACCGGCGAGATCGAGATCGCGCCGCTCGCCTTCATGCGCGGCCGCACGCTGACCAACGCCGCAATTATCCTCGACGAGGCGCAGAACACCACATCGATGCAGATGAAGATGTTCCTGACCCGTCTCGGCGAGAACAGCCGCATGATCGTGACCGGCGATCCCTCGCAGATCGATTTGCCGAACGGCCAGACCTCGGGGCTCGCGGAAGCGACCAAGTTGCTGAGCGGCGTCGAAGGCATTGCGCAAGTTCATTTCACCGCGGAAGACGTGATCCGCCACGAGCTCGTGGCGCGGATCGTCTCGGCCTACGAAGGCTTGCCACAGCGGCCGGCCGCCGGCAAAAAAACCTGA
- the ybeY gene encoding rRNA maturation RNase YbeY, which yields MTEVLVVADCWQREPDAEAVIQRALAAAAESVDDDVAEAEVAVMLTDDAGIRTLNGNWRGIDKPTNVLSFPALQPEGEWKPGDAPRMLGDIAIAYETMQREADEEHKPFDHHLSHLAVHGFLHLIGYDHENDGDAEQMEALETEILAHLGIPDPYADRAGAH from the coding sequence ATGACCGAGGTTCTCGTCGTCGCCGATTGCTGGCAGCGCGAGCCCGACGCCGAAGCCGTGATCCAGCGCGCCCTGGCGGCCGCCGCCGAATCCGTCGACGACGACGTTGCGGAAGCGGAAGTGGCCGTCATGCTGACCGATGATGCCGGCATCCGCACGCTCAACGGCAACTGGCGCGGCATCGACAAGCCGACCAATGTGCTGTCGTTTCCCGCGCTCCAGCCGGAGGGTGAATGGAAGCCGGGCGACGCACCGCGCATGCTCGGCGACATCGCGATCGCCTACGAGACCATGCAGCGCGAGGCGGACGAGGAACACAAGCCGTTCGATCATCATTTGAGCCATCTCGCCGTGCATGGTTTCCTGCATTTGATCGGCTACGATCACGAGAACGACGGCGACGCGGAACAGATGGAAGCGCTCGAAACCGAGATCCTGGCTCATCTCGGCATCCCCGACCCCTATGCAGATCGCGCGGGGGCGCACTGA
- a CDS encoding hemolysin family protein translates to MPDSDPIHDNPRNTANLPAVVTPGEALRPTADGWLLRAIRTLFGWKAGSVRDDLQVVLDATTPGDTGFSAVERTMLRNILGLHERRIADVMVHRADVIAVKRDIPLGELMDRFESAGHSRLVVYNETLDDPVGIVHIRDLLAFMTVRARVSEATKTKRKKPLPAGLDLRSVDLALPLQDARIIRKLLYVPPSMRAIDLLAQMQATRIHLALVVDEYGGSDGLVSLEDIVEQIVGEIDDEHDSDEPPSIVRLPDNAFIADARASLDDVRTVIGEDFVTGEAGEEVETLGGYLVSFVGRLPVRGEVISGPGHYEVEVLDADPRRVKRLRIATRKERPAPRTQRESRRREAAPESGQPPAGDTPTPPPADGTGPQ, encoded by the coding sequence ATGCCGGATTCAGACCCTATTCACGACAATCCGCGCAACACGGCCAATCTCCCGGCCGTAGTGACGCCCGGCGAAGCCCTGCGCCCGACCGCAGACGGCTGGTTGCTGCGCGCCATCCGCACGCTGTTCGGCTGGAAGGCCGGATCGGTGCGCGACGATCTCCAGGTCGTGCTCGACGCGACGACGCCTGGCGACACCGGCTTCTCCGCGGTCGAGCGCACCATGCTGCGCAACATCCTCGGCCTGCACGAGCGCCGCATCGCCGACGTCATGGTGCATCGCGCCGACGTCATCGCAGTGAAGCGCGACATCCCGCTCGGCGAATTGATGGACCGGTTCGAGAGCGCCGGCCATTCGCGCCTCGTCGTCTACAACGAGACGCTCGACGATCCCGTCGGCATCGTCCACATCCGCGACCTGCTCGCCTTCATGACCGTGCGTGCGCGCGTGTCGGAAGCCACCAAGACCAAGCGCAAGAAGCCGCTGCCGGCCGGCCTCGACCTGCGCAGCGTCGATCTCGCGCTGCCGCTGCAGGACGCGCGCATCATCCGGAAGCTGCTCTATGTGCCACCGTCGATGCGGGCGATCGATCTGCTCGCGCAAATGCAGGCCACGCGCATTCACCTTGCGCTGGTCGTTGACGAATATGGCGGCAGCGACGGGCTGGTCTCGCTCGAGGACATCGTCGAGCAGATCGTCGGCGAAATCGACGACGAGCATGACAGCGACGAGCCGCCGTCGATCGTCCGCCTGCCCGACAATGCCTTCATTGCCGATGCCCGCGCCAGCCTCGACGACGTCCGTACAGTGATCGGCGAGGACTTCGTCACCGGCGAGGCCGGCGAGGAAGTGGAGACCCTGGGCGGCTATCTCGTCAGCTTCGTCGGCCGCCTGCCCGTGCGCGGTGAAGTGATCTCGGGTCCCGGTCATTACGAAGTCGAGGTGCTCGATGCCGATCCGCGCCGCGTCAAGCGGTTGCGCATCGCGACGCGGAAGGAACGCCCCGCGCCGCGCACCCAGCGCGAGAGCCGCCGCCGCGAGGCCGCGCCGGAGAGTGGGCAACCGCCGGCCGGCGACACGCCAACTCCGCCGCCTGCCGACGGGACCGGCCCGCAGTGA
- the lnt gene encoding apolipoprotein N-acyltransferase — translation MSPFQRLRQIALAIILTWGWKRALLAMACGALSVLALAPFNAWPVLFITFPVMVWLIDGAGAGRYGGVPAAALTGYWFGLGYFIPGLYWIGIAFFVDADVFAWLTPFAVLGLPAYLSIFTAIGFALARLLWTKDATRILALAASLTVSEWLRGHVLTGFPWNAFGYALSEPLALAQTASLIGQWGMTFLTVAIFASPAVLIDRTRDRRMAWRMPAAAIALLVVMGIFGAIRLSLHPTTMVAGTRLRLMQPNLQQDAKFNYSAKAEVMKKYLALSDRSSGPQSTGVRDATILIWPESAFPFFLTREADVMAEIAELLPKGTVLITGSVRAPDLPPRTPITRAYNSIYVIDHDGSVLAVYDKLHLVPFGEYLPFQDTMEKLGFEQLTRMRGGFIAGTVRHVLPVPGAPPALPLICYEAIFPGEVGTRDERPGWMVNLTNDGWFGISTGPYQHLEQARMRAIELGLPLVRSANTGISAVVDPVGRTVASLGLGIEGILDANLPTAIPPTIYARVGDIPAAMLVALAVILAVRRRLAKRHP, via the coding sequence GTGAGCCCGTTCCAGCGACTCCGCCAGATTGCCCTTGCCATCATCCTGACTTGGGGATGGAAGCGCGCGCTCCTCGCGATGGCGTGCGGCGCGCTGTCGGTGCTGGCGCTGGCACCGTTCAATGCCTGGCCGGTGCTGTTCATCACCTTCCCCGTGATGGTCTGGCTGATCGACGGCGCCGGCGCCGGACGATATGGCGGTGTCCCCGCGGCGGCGCTGACCGGCTACTGGTTCGGGCTCGGCTATTTCATTCCCGGCCTCTACTGGATCGGCATCGCCTTCTTCGTCGACGCCGACGTGTTCGCCTGGCTGACGCCCTTCGCCGTGCTGGGCTTGCCGGCCTATCTCTCCATTTTCACGGCCATCGGTTTCGCGCTGGCCCGTCTGCTCTGGACCAAGGATGCCACCCGCATCCTCGCGCTCGCCGCGAGCCTCACGGTGAGCGAATGGTTGCGCGGGCACGTGCTCACGGGCTTTCCCTGGAACGCTTTCGGCTATGCGCTGTCGGAGCCGCTCGCATTGGCACAGACGGCATCGCTGATCGGCCAGTGGGGCATGACGTTCCTCACGGTCGCGATCTTTGCGAGCCCTGCCGTGCTGATCGACCGCACGCGCGATCGCCGCATGGCATGGCGCATGCCGGCCGCGGCCATTGCGTTGCTGGTCGTCATGGGCATCTTCGGCGCCATCCGCCTGTCGCTGCATCCGACCACCATGGTCGCGGGCACCAGGCTGCGACTGATGCAGCCGAACCTCCAGCAGGATGCAAAGTTCAACTACTCCGCCAAGGCGGAGGTGATGAAGAAGTATCTGGCGCTGTCGGATCGCTCCTCCGGACCGCAATCGACCGGCGTGCGCGATGCCACCATTCTGATCTGGCCGGAATCCGCGTTTCCGTTCTTCCTGACCCGCGAAGCCGATGTGATGGCCGAGATCGCCGAGCTGTTGCCCAAGGGCACGGTGCTGATCACCGGGTCGGTCCGCGCCCCCGACCTACCTCCGCGCACGCCGATCACGCGGGCCTATAATTCGATCTACGTGATCGACCACGACGGCAGCGTGCTCGCGGTCTACGACAAGCTGCATTTGGTTCCGTTCGGAGAATATCTCCCGTTCCAGGACACGATGGAGAAGCTCGGCTTCGAGCAACTGACGCGCATGCGCGGCGGCTTCATTGCCGGCACGGTGCGGCACGTGCTGCCGGTGCCGGGGGCGCCGCCCGCGCTGCCGCTGATCTGCTACGAGGCGATCTTCCCCGGCGAGGTTGGGACGCGCGACGAGCGTCCGGGCTGGATGGTGAACCTCACCAATGACGGCTGGTTCGGCATCTCGACCGGGCCGTACCAGCATCTGGAGCAGGCGCGGATGCGCGCCATCGAACTTGGGCTGCCGCTGGTCCGCTCCGCAAACACCGGCATCTCGGCCGTGGTCGATCCGGTAGGCCGCACGGTGGCGAGCCTCGGTCTCGGAATCGAAGGCATTTTGGACGCAAACCTGCCCACCGCAATCCCGCCCACAATCTATGCGAGAGTCGGTGACATCCCCGCAGCGATGCTCGTCGCGCTGGCTGTGATTCTGGCGGTGCGACGCCGTTTGGCCAAACGGCACCCCTGA
- a CDS encoding helix-turn-helix domain-containing protein, which translates to MSKAPNPVDRYVGSRVRMRRIMLGMSQEKLGEALGLTFQQIQKYEKGTNRVGASRIQQIAEILQVPVSFLFEGGPSGVAGPNGFAEGASPSYVSDFLATSEGLALTKAFTRITDSKLRRSIVDLVEQIAAREGPDKR; encoded by the coding sequence ATGTCGAAAGCGCCCAACCCTGTTGACAGATATGTCGGCAGTCGCGTGCGTATGCGCCGCATCATGTTGGGCATGAGCCAGGAAAAGCTCGGTGAAGCTTTGGGCCTGACATTCCAGCAGATTCAGAAGTACGAGAAGGGCACGAACCGCGTCGGTGCGAGCCGTATCCAGCAGATTGCCGAGATTCTCCAGGTGCCGGTGTCGTTCCTGTTCGAGGGCGGTCCGAGCGGCGTGGCCGGCCCTAACGGCTTCGCCGAAGGCGCTTCGCCCTCCTACGTCTCCGATTTCCTCGCGACCTCCGAAGGGCTCGCGCTGACCAAGGCCTTCACCCGAATCACCGATTCGAAGCTGCGCCGTTCGATCGTCGATCTCGTCGAGCAGATCGCCGCCCGCGAAGGTCCGGACAAGCGCTGA
- a CDS encoding M20 family metallopeptidase, with the protein MIRFEGTDTSMASSNSFDSQTILAGIRRWVEIETPTEVPEQVNKLTSVVADHYRDLPVTLERVAGVDGCGDHLVVRSTWGQDRPGILVLSHLDTVHPMGFIARLPFKVEGDSAFGPGIYDMKGGAYIAYHAFRELCARPDRPPLGITHMFTSDEEIGSPTSRALIEQEGRKAKYVLVTEPARDGGKIVTGRKGVGRFKIYIKGVPAHAGSRPEDGRSAVRELANVIQTLEGMNDLKRGVTVNVGVVRGGTRPNVTAEEAYAEVDLRVPSFNDAEEFVGKILGLTSKTDGVTVTVTGELNRPPYEKGNAGASLYEHAKTLAAEIGFELIDTHTGGGSDGNFTAPHTGTLDGLGVDGKGAHTHYEQLYVSSLEPRARLLYRLYQTLR; encoded by the coding sequence ATGATACGATTCGAAGGCACAGATACGTCCATGGCGAGCTCCAATTCGTTCGATTCCCAAACTATCCTCGCTGGTATCCGCCGCTGGGTGGAGATCGAGACGCCGACGGAAGTGCCTGAACAGGTCAACAAGCTGACCTCGGTGGTCGCCGACCATTATCGCGATCTGCCCGTCACGCTCGAGCGCGTCGCCGGCGTCGATGGCTGCGGCGATCATCTCGTGGTGCGTTCGACCTGGGGCCAGGACCGCCCCGGTATCTTGGTGCTGAGTCATCTCGATACCGTTCATCCGATGGGCTTCATCGCGCGCCTGCCTTTCAAGGTCGAAGGCGACAGCGCGTTCGGCCCCGGCATCTACGACATGAAGGGCGGCGCCTACATCGCCTATCACGCTTTTCGCGAGCTTTGCGCCAGGCCCGACCGTCCGCCGCTTGGCATCACCCACATGTTCACCTCCGACGAGGAGATCGGCAGTCCCACCTCGCGCGCTCTCATCGAGCAGGAAGGGCGCAAGGCCAAATACGTACTGGTGACGGAGCCGGCGCGCGACGGCGGCAAGATCGTCACCGGGCGCAAGGGCGTCGGGCGTTTCAAGATTTACATCAAGGGCGTGCCCGCACATGCCGGCTCGCGGCCCGAAGACGGTCGCAGCGCCGTGCGCGAGCTCGCCAACGTCATCCAGACGCTGGAAGGGATGAACGATTTGAAGCGCGGCGTCACCGTCAATGTCGGCGTGGTGCGCGGCGGCACGCGTCCCAACGTCACGGCGGAAGAGGCCTATGCCGAAGTCGATCTGCGCGTGCCGAGCTTCAATGACGCGGAAGAATTCGTCGGCAAGATCCTTGGACTGACGTCGAAGACCGACGGCGTGACCGTCACCGTCACCGGCGAGCTCAACCGTCCGCCCTACGAGAAAGGCAATGCCGGCGCCTCGCTGTACGAGCACGCGAAGACGCTGGCCGCGGAGATCGGTTTCGAGCTGATCGACACCCACACCGGCGGCGGCTCGGACGGCAATTTCACCGCGCCGCATACCGGCACGCTCGACGGACTCGGCGTCGACGGCAAGGGCGCACACACCCATTATGAGCAGCTCTACGTCTCCTCGCTCGAGCCGCGCGCCCGGCTGCTCTATCGCCTGTACCAGACGCTGCGATGA